GAGCTGCTGGAAACTTTTGAAATTGGCCGCTCTCTCAGCATGAAAGGCTGTCCCTATGACAATGCCGTGGCTGAAGCCACCTATAAAATTATGAAAACCGAGTTTATCCACCAGATGAGCTTCCACAGCCTTTATCATCTGAAGTTGGAGCTATATGATTATGTCAATTGGTTTAATAAGCATCGGCTTCATGGCACTTTGGGATATCTAACGCCTATTCAGTTTCGCCAAAAGGCCCTTAAAAAAGTTGTCTGATTTACTGTTGACAATCCATTTTTATGCTATTTGGAGTTTACACAAAATCAGGGATACACCCGTTGGGAACTAGGGGATAGGCTTCCCCCTCTGATGTTGTTACTGCATTAGCAGAGTATTTTAATGTATCGCTGGATTATTTAACCGGGTTAATCCGAAAAGGATAAATAAAGTACTGGCTAAGAATAAAGCTCAAATCGCTTGCAATCTTGCAAGTGATTTGAGTTTTCCTGCTATATCCTTAAACTATTCTTCTATAACGTGGCACCAAAGTCACTTAAAATACTGTTTACAAGTTTTGAAAAGTCAGTAAAACCAAGCTCTGTAAGGGTCTATTATCTTTTCATGATATGTCATTTCTTATTCCATTACATGCCATTGAGAAAACGAGATCCTCTTAAACGATAAGTCCATGAGCCATCTGCCTTTGAGGTTCTTCCGATTCTCTTCTATGACATGTCACTGAAGGACCAGCGTTCTTAACTGGAATAAGCTCTAAGTCCATATGTTATCTATCTCTACACCTCTTTACTTTCCTTCCATGACATAGCACGCTGTATAATCGATCTCCCAAAATAGACATTAGTCAATGAGTTGATTAATGTCATATTTAAAGTATGGATCAGAATCACCCAAATCTCCTAGAAGTACTTAAATGACGTTGCCAATAGAATCATGACCTTTTTTCATCAACGCTCGTTTATTTAATTGTAGAGCCTGTTTCTTCAAGTAGTGTACCACCGATTGTTTCAGAAAATTTTCTACTGGCTTCTTCTGCATTTCCATGTCGCCTTAAATTAGTTTCTTGTTCAATATAATCCAACCATCTATTTATCTCTTTTTCAGTACCTTCTATAAGCTTATAATTCACATTTTCAATTAATTTCAAATCAGTTCTTCGTTTATAATGTACAAACATATTACGGAATTTTTTTGCATTTTGAATATTAATCTTATTTTCTTTAATATCGCAGAGTTTCATGACTCTGCAATACTTATAATAAATTGACTTTTCCTCAATCTTTTGAAATTCAAGGTTATCACATAAACCCTGTAGCCAGTTATTAACCACACCCTCAAAATAGTGACATAAAGTAAACGGTGCTGCTCTCTGATATCTTTTAGCTATGAAATATTCCTTGGTGACGTTATCTTTTTCTTCATCATAATATGCTCGCTCTTTAAACCAGCAATAATCTTGCCATAAATCCTCAATTATTGAAACTGTTAATATAGTAACAGATCCGTCAGGCTTAATAGTTACTCTAATTTGCATCCCATCCCCCCTAAAATTATTAAACAAATACGATGCTAATACAGCTATGTACCGACTAAAATTTTTTTATCCCATGGCCTTATAATCAATTTCTTGTAGTGTAATCGACCTTAAGACATTCTAAGTATTCATTATTAATAAATTTCTTAAAAAGCCTACTACTACATCCAACTATAGTAAATTGCAAATCGTAATCGGTGTTTATACAGATTTCTTTATCATCCGACCAAATATAAGTTGGGGAATATTTTTCTTTATCGCTATAATTTTTAATAGTTTCATAATTCATAACAAGCTGCAAATCATCTAATTGTCCAGCAAACAGTTGCTCTTCAAAATCACAAGTTTTCATTATGTCAAAATAAACATAGTATGTTTCCTTAGAGAAAGGTTCCAATATCCTAACCATTTCTTGGAGGCATTGTTCTTCCAAGCATCCCTCCCGGGCTCCTATTACATATCTCGGCCATCTTCTTGCAAAGGCATTATGAATTGCCCACAAGTTAATTTCAGGTTTAAATTCAATACTCACCTCAGTAGCTAAATGTCTCCACAATATTCGTTCACCAGGAACGCCTTCTACATCTCCAACCTCATCCCAACTTAGCTTTTTATCTTGAACAAATTTGTCTATATACATTGGATGGAGAATCTTCAGATATTTATCAAACTGTTTTGGTAATAAATTCCCTACAGTATTTCCTCCCCAGAATTCATTCTTTCTATTATCTATTGGTCTAACATTATTTCTTATCCACTCGAATTCTTGTAGATTTTCTATTGCATAGACTATCACTCCCAAATTAGGTATACGAATGCAACGAATGCAACTATTGCATATCCTCATCTCGTAAAGATGTTCTTTTCCATTCAAACTCATTTATTAGCTTAGATTCGAAGATATCAAACTCAGCATTATAATTATGAACGTGCGGGAAAGGAATATTAATGGCTTCTTTCTTTAAACCCATTTCTTCAATGATATGTATATGTTTATCAGTAAAGCCATATAAGTAGATGCGATTATGTCGATCATATACAATTGTTGTATTTGTTTCGGGCGAATGTATCCATAAATCATGACGTGGGTCATTTTCAAAAAAATCTTTGAACCGATTGAGAAGCGTACCAATTTCATTATGAGTAAGTGACTCGCTTTGGTACTCTAATGCCGCAGACAGCGAATCACACGCATATAGCGAAGTAAAGCGCGATGGTAGTTGAAGATAACGTAATTATCGAACCAATTCGAACACGCTTTCAATGACCCACTCTTGTTCTGCGTATGACCGTGAACCGTTTTGAGGAAATGTCTCCTTGTTGAGTAAGTAGCGTATTCCGTGCGTTGACAATCCATCGAGGTATTGTTTTTCGACTAAAGTATGAATATCATCCTCTGTCCAGATAGGAGGAAAACTCCACAACGGTATACCCTCTAACGATTACTTGCCAACAATAGTACTTCAGTATTTCCTTCTTGTAGTTGTATCAAAGAGACAGTATAGAATGTACTCACGGCAACCTCCAATCTTACTATTCAAATACTAATTTTTTGCTATCTGTATCGACACTGCATCTATCAGGCGCTTTTAGGCATCCCTGCCACTCCTCATAAGTCAAATCAATGTGCGGCTCTGGAATCGTTTCATATTCAATTATGCTCGGATAGAACCCCAGAATCCTTCCATCCTTTGGGTCAAAGTGGGTTCTATAGGTTGCTTCCTTTGCGATATCATTTGCATCTTCCGTTAGTAAAAGGTGAATATTGGGGAGCTGTGCAAGCATTTCTCTACGAATCCTGAAATCATCCAATGCCTTTTCAAAGCTCTTGCTTCCCCAATCCTTCTCTCCCGAAATTAGCCCAATTATTGAATTGACGCCCATAGTAGAAACTGGAAGTTTATTATTCGCAGAAGTGGCGTTTTGGAGATTCATAAAAATTAACTTATTAATGCTTTCAGAATAGGTGCTTTTTAGTACTTGTAAACTATGCACAATGTATCCGTACGCTTCTTTAGCGTAATTGTTTGCCTCGTCTTTATTGGGAATATATCCCTTATGAACCACCTTGTTTCTAAACGGTGCGTGTTTCTCAACAAAATTTTGGGGTACGTTTTTGAACTCAGAAAGATAAGTAAGATAAAAGGCCCCTAGTTGTCTTTCTGATTGATTGGACATCCATTTCCATATCTCATCAAACTTGTCCATGGGAAATCCGTTCTGTATTACAACAACACGCATGAAAAACTCGTGGTATCGTTCTATTGCGGCGGCAATACTTGAAACTGTTTCTCGATAATACCCATCCAAAAGTGCTCCACAACCAAATTCGAAGAGTACCTCAAATCGTTCTTCTTGCAGTAAAGTTATTGTCTTATGACCCTTCTCACAAGTTGTATTAAAGTAGAAGTCGTTGTTTACGTCAACTTCAGCAAAGTTAAAACTGGGCAAACCGGCCTCTCTCTGACATTCAATACAATTTATAAACACTTTCACCTATATCACCTCTGTCCAACTA
This portion of the Propionispora hippei DSM 15287 genome encodes:
- a CDS encoding IS3 family transposase, producing the protein ELLETFEIGRSLSMKGCPYDNAVAEATYKIMKTEFIHQMSFHSLYHLKLELYDYVNWFNKHRLHGTLGYLTPIQFRQKALKKVV